In Capra hircus breed San Clemente chromosome 26, ASM170441v1, whole genome shotgun sequence, the following are encoded in one genomic region:
- the FAM45A gene encoding protein FAM45A isoform X3, translating into MYLKHGSPVKMMESYIAVLTKGICQSEENGSFLSKDFDTRKAYLAGSIKDIVSQFGMETVILHTALMLKKRIVVYHPKIEAVQEFTRTLPALVWHRQDWTILHSYVHLDADELEALQMCPGYIAGFVDLEVSNRSDLYDVFVNLADSEITIAPLAKEAMTMGKLHKEIGQLIVQSAEDPEKSDSQVIQDISLKTKEIFTNLAPFSEVSDDGEKRVLNYEALKQRRFPPATENFLYHLAAAEQMLKI; encoded by the exons ATGTACCTGAAGCATGGGAGTCCAGTTAAGATGATGGAGAGTTACATCGCGGTTCTCACGAAGGGGATATGCCAGAGTGAAGAAAATGGCTCTTTCCTTAGCAAGGACTTTGATACCCGAAAGGCATACCTTGCAGGTTCCatcaaag acaTTGTATCTCagtttggaatggaaactgtTATCTTACACAcagcactgatgctaaagaaaAGAATTGTCGTCTATCATCCCAAAATAGAAGCTGTCCAGGAGTTTACCAG GACTCTGCCTGCCCTGGTATGGCATCGACAGGACTGGACCATACTTCACTCCTACGTGCACCTGGATGCCGATGAACTGGAAGCCCTACAGATGTGCCCAG GTTACATCGCTGGATTTGTGGACTTGGAGGTGAGCAATAGATCAGACCTGTACGATGTGTTTGTGAATCTGGCAGACAGTGAGATCACCATTGCCCCGCTCGCAAAAG AGGCCATGACAATGGGCAAACTGCATAAAGAAATTGGTCAGTTAATTGTCCAGTCGGCAGAAGATCCAGAGAAGTCAGACAGCCAAGTAATACAG GATATCTccctaaaaacaaaagaaatcttcACCAACCTGGCTCCATTTTCAGAAGTTTCGGATGATGGAGAAAAGCGAGTGCTCAATTATGAGGCACTAAAGCAAAGACGATTTCCACCAGCCACAGAAAACTTCCTCTACCATCTAGCAGCCGCGGAGCAAATGCTAAAAATCTGA